From Ipomoea triloba cultivar NCNSP0323 chromosome 5, ASM357664v1, the proteins below share one genomic window:
- the LOC116018916 gene encoding uncharacterized protein LOC116018916 isoform X1, which translates to MYRSTASDSLLTAVKSSLRKRTSLFSNNSVTSGGSWRVVEDNFSHHHQQQQRDCSSAGAGILGKILKMGENGSSHITRVLFCGPNFPAAQNYTREYVKDYSFIQVDDIPFDNVPAVIKDYDICVVKNLRLNSDLISSAKRMKLIMQFGVGLEGVDITAATTHGIKVARIPSGATGNATSCAEMAIYLILGLLRKQHEMDIAIKQKKLGEPIGDTLLGKTVFILGYGNIGIHLAKRLRPFDVRILATERSWPSHLHHSSETDAPHMENNGGCDLVDEKGSHDDILKFASKADIVVCCLAMNSETAGIVNNEFLSSMRKGAILINIARGGLLDYDAVFNHLKCGHLGGLGIDVAWTEPFDPDNAILNFRNVIITPHVAGVTEHSYRYMAKVVGDVALQLHEGTPFTGIEIVN; encoded by the exons ATGTACCGGAGCACTGCCTCAGATTCTCTTTTAACGGCCGTAAAATCGTCGTTACGGAAAAGAACTTCACTCTTCTCCAATAATTCAGTTACCAGCGGGGGTAGTTGGCGGGTTGTTGAAGACAATTTTAGCCATCATCATCAGCAGCAGCAGCGCGACTGTTCTTCAGCAG GTGCAGGCATATTGGGGAAGATTCTAAAGATGGGTGAAAATGGCAGTAGTCACATTACCCGTGTTCTCTTTTGTGGTCCTAATTTTCCTGCCGCTCAGAATTACACAAGAGAATATGTGAAAGACTATTCATTTATACAG GTTGATGATATTCCGTTTGACAATGTTCCTGCTGTGATCAAAGACTATGATATATGTGTAGTTAAAAACTTGCGGCTAAACTCTGATCTTATCTCTAGTGCAAAGAGGATGAAACTTATAATGCAGTTTGGAGTTGGGCTGGAAG GTGTTGACATCACTGCTGCTACAACCCATGGAATTAAGGTTGCTAGAATCCCGAGTGGTGCGACAGGAAATGCAACTTCATGTGCTGAAATGGCCATATATCTGATATTGGGTCTTTTGCGTAAACAA CATGAAATGGATATTGCTATAAAGCAGAAAAAGCTTGGAGAACCAATTGGCGACACCCTGCTAGGGAAAACG GTCTTCATATTGGGATATGGCAATATCGGGATTCATCTGGCAAAACGTTTGCGACCATTTGATGTGAGAATACTTGCTACAGAGCGGAGTTGGCCATCGCATTTGCATCACTCTAGTGAAACTGATG CACCGCACATGGAGAATAATGGTGGCTGTGACCTGGTGGACGAAAAGGGTAGCCATGATGATATCTTGAAATTTGCGAGCAAAGCTGACATTGTTGTTTGTTGCTTGGCCATGAATAGTGAAACG GCCGGGATAGTGAACAATGAGTTCTTATCTTCAATGAGAAAG GGTGCTATTCTAATTAATATAGCTCGAGGTGGTCTATTGGACTATGATGCTGTTTTTAATCATCTGAAATGTGGACACTTGGGAGGTTTAGGAATTGATGTCGCTTGGACCGAACCATTTGATCCCGACAACGCCATTTTGAACTTTCGAAATGTCATAATCACCCCCCATGTTGCGGGTGTCACAGAACACTCGTATAGGTACATGGCCAAG GTTGTCGGAGATGTTGCGCTTCAGCTTCATGAAGGGACGCCTTTCACCgggatagaaatcgtgaattgA
- the LOC116018916 gene encoding uncharacterized protein LOC116018916 isoform X2 has product MYRSTASDSLLTAVKSSLRKRTSLFSNNSVTSGGSWRVVEDNFSHHHQQQQRDCSSAGILGKILKMGENGSSHITRVLFCGPNFPAAQNYTREYVKDYSFIQVDDIPFDNVPAVIKDYDICVVKNLRLNSDLISSAKRMKLIMQFGVGLEGVDITAATTHGIKVARIPSGATGNATSCAEMAIYLILGLLRKQHEMDIAIKQKKLGEPIGDTLLGKTVFILGYGNIGIHLAKRLRPFDVRILATERSWPSHLHHSSETDAPHMENNGGCDLVDEKGSHDDILKFASKADIVVCCLAMNSETAGIVNNEFLSSMRKGAILINIARGGLLDYDAVFNHLKCGHLGGLGIDVAWTEPFDPDNAILNFRNVIITPHVAGVTEHSYRYMAKVVGDVALQLHEGTPFTGIEIVN; this is encoded by the exons ATGTACCGGAGCACTGCCTCAGATTCTCTTTTAACGGCCGTAAAATCGTCGTTACGGAAAAGAACTTCACTCTTCTCCAATAATTCAGTTACCAGCGGGGGTAGTTGGCGGGTTGTTGAAGACAATTTTAGCCATCATCATCAGCAGCAGCAGCGCGACTGTTCTTCAGCAG GCATATTGGGGAAGATTCTAAAGATGGGTGAAAATGGCAGTAGTCACATTACCCGTGTTCTCTTTTGTGGTCCTAATTTTCCTGCCGCTCAGAATTACACAAGAGAATATGTGAAAGACTATTCATTTATACAG GTTGATGATATTCCGTTTGACAATGTTCCTGCTGTGATCAAAGACTATGATATATGTGTAGTTAAAAACTTGCGGCTAAACTCTGATCTTATCTCTAGTGCAAAGAGGATGAAACTTATAATGCAGTTTGGAGTTGGGCTGGAAG GTGTTGACATCACTGCTGCTACAACCCATGGAATTAAGGTTGCTAGAATCCCGAGTGGTGCGACAGGAAATGCAACTTCATGTGCTGAAATGGCCATATATCTGATATTGGGTCTTTTGCGTAAACAA CATGAAATGGATATTGCTATAAAGCAGAAAAAGCTTGGAGAACCAATTGGCGACACCCTGCTAGGGAAAACG GTCTTCATATTGGGATATGGCAATATCGGGATTCATCTGGCAAAACGTTTGCGACCATTTGATGTGAGAATACTTGCTACAGAGCGGAGTTGGCCATCGCATTTGCATCACTCTAGTGAAACTGATG CACCGCACATGGAGAATAATGGTGGCTGTGACCTGGTGGACGAAAAGGGTAGCCATGATGATATCTTGAAATTTGCGAGCAAAGCTGACATTGTTGTTTGTTGCTTGGCCATGAATAGTGAAACG GCCGGGATAGTGAACAATGAGTTCTTATCTTCAATGAGAAAG GGTGCTATTCTAATTAATATAGCTCGAGGTGGTCTATTGGACTATGATGCTGTTTTTAATCATCTGAAATGTGGACACTTGGGAGGTTTAGGAATTGATGTCGCTTGGACCGAACCATTTGATCCCGACAACGCCATTTTGAACTTTCGAAATGTCATAATCACCCCCCATGTTGCGGGTGTCACAGAACACTCGTATAGGTACATGGCCAAG GTTGTCGGAGATGTTGCGCTTCAGCTTCATGAAGGGACGCCTTTCACCgggatagaaatcgtgaattgA
- the LOC116019576 gene encoding L-type lectin-domain containing receptor kinase IV.1-like, with the protein MKLLLLLSALSMAFTPSHTTQFTYNGFSPSPDFTLDGLAHITPAGLIQLTNDTTFMTAHAFYSRPINFKNSSSFSTSFAFAMVPLFATKGGHGMAFVISPANNLPGGAAGQFMGLMNETTNGNSTNHIFAVEFDVIQTRKFHDLSDDHVGIDVNGMVSAAARVAGYSDENGAFRNLTLLSGDPILAWIDYGGPDKKKINVTLAPFGVPKPRTPLLTLPYDNVSSVFDIGEMFVGFSAATGPELTSNFYVLGWSFSSTGRAPELDVSQLPKVPRLGRKKKPAFLTSGLPIICVVLVVILGLAVVKVVQRKRKFEDVLEDWEHVFGSHRFKYKDLYLATKGFREREILGIGGLGIVYRGVLPETQLQVAIKRVYYESREGVQEFVSAAVTAGRLRHRNLVPFLGYCWQKSELFLVYEYMPNGSLDAFLYQRPNNTLNWAQRFAVIKGIAAALLYLHEEWDQATNIPREINAGNIFLDGEFNGKIGGFSLARLYDGNRRRVVGTLGYLAPELARSSKATKSSEVYAFGALVLEMACGKMALEARNMADEDFILVDWVFSRWIKGDILQAMDPNLGNGYEKSEVEMVLKLGLLCTHSESRARPSMRRVVQYLGGGLELPELSSTNFRIMA; encoded by the exons ATGAAGCTTTTACTGCTCCTATCTGCTCTATCAATGGCGTTCACACCTTCACACACCACACAGTTCACATACAATGGCTTTTCCCCCTCGCCGGACTTCACCCTCGACGGCCTCGCCCACATCACCCCCGCCGGCCTAATCCAATTAACAAACGACACCACGTTCATGACCGCCCATGCTTTCTATTCCCGTCCTATAAATTTCAAGAATTCCTCATCGTTTTCCACCTCCTTCGCCTTTGCCATGGTGCCCTTATTCGCCACGAAAGGCGGCCATGGAATGGCTTTCGTCATTTCTCCGGCCAACAATCTCCCCGGCGGCGCCGCCGGGCAGTTTATGGGACTGATGAATGAGACCACCAACGGGAATTCCACCAACCATATCTTCGCCGTCGAGTTCGACGTGATCCAGACCAGGAAGTTTCACGACCTGAGCGACGATCACGTCGGAATCGACGTGAACGGAATGGTGTCGGCGGCGGCCAGGGTCGCCGGATATAGCGACGAAAACGGTGCGTTTCGGAACTTGACTCTCCTCAGCGGGGACCCAATCCTCGCCTGGATCGATTACGGCGGTCCCGACAAGAAAAAAATTAACGTCACTTTAGCTCCGTTTGGCGTTCCCAAACCTCGTACACCTCTCCTCACTTTGCCGTACGATAATGTTTCCTCGGTTTTCGACATCGGAGAAATGTTCGTCGGCTTCTCGGCCGCCACGGGGCCGGAGCTGACCTCAAACTTTTACGTTCTGGGTTGGAGCTTTTCCTCCACCGGAAGAGCGCCGGAGCTCGATGTTTCTCAGCTTCCTAAGGTTCCGCGGTTGGGGAGGAAAAAGAAGCCGGCTTTCTTGACTTCTGGTTTGCCAATAATCTGCGTGGTTTTAGTAGTGATACTAGGTTTGGCTGTGGTTAAGGTTGTACAAAGAAAGAGGAAGTTTGAGGATGTTCTTGAAGATTGGGAACATGTTTTTGGCTCTCATAGGTTCAAGTACAAGGATTTGTACTTGGCCACCAAGGGTTTCAGAGAAAGGGAAATCTTGGGGATTGGAGGTCTTGGAATTGTCTACAGAGGTGTATTGCCTGAAACTCAACTCCAG GTGGCAATCAAGAGGGTGTACTATGAATCAAGAGAAGGGGTACAAGAATTTGTGTCGGCAGCGGTCACCGCCGGGCGGTTGCGCCACCGGAATTTAGTCCCGTTTCTGGGCTACTGCTGGCAAAAATCGGAGCTGTTTCTGGTGTACGAGTACATGCCAAACGGAAGCCTAGACGCGTTCTTGTACCAGAGACCAAACAACACTCTGAATTGGGCCCAAAGATTCGCGGTGATCAAAGGGATAGCGGCGGCGCTGCTGTATCTACACGAAGAATGGGATCAAGCCACGAATATTCCCAGAGAAATAAACGCCGGCAACATCTTCCTGGACGGCGAGTTCAACGGCAAGATCGGAGGGTTCAGCCTGGCGAGATTGTACGACGGCAACCGGAGGCGCGTGGTGGGAACGCTGGGGTACCTGGCGCCGGAGCTGGCGAGGAGCAGCAAGGCGACGAAGAGCAGTGAGGTGTACGCGTTCGGGGCGTTGGTGCTGGAAATGGCGTGCGGGAAAATGGCGTTGGAGGCGAGGAACATGGCGGACGAGGATTTCATCTTGGTGGATTGGGTGTTTTCCAGGTGGATTAAAGGCGATATTTTGCAGGCAATGGATCCGAATTTGGGGAATGGGTATGAGAAATCGGAGGTGGAGATGGTGTTGAAGCTTGGGTTGCTGTGTACTCACTCCGAGTCGAGGGCACGGCCGAGCATGCGGCGGGTGGTTCAGTATTTGGGCGGTGGTTTGGAGCTGCCGGAGTTATCGTCGACCAACTTCCGGATAATGGCTTag
- the LOC116019577 gene encoding 3-ketoacyl-CoA synthase 17-like: protein LPKIIVSLRPTKNTIIMTIIQTLQISFLSLLCFTFLLHTALSYAPFTAVLLRHHLPFCLSCAACALICLVHHLRSRPYPVFLLNYACYKPPPHRKCSYQVAESFVRRNERLSDETIEFMRNIYVKSGLGDETYAPPFIFDGDCAPTLKCARQEAEEGIVSSVDCLLAKTLIDPQCIDAVIVTCGSFSPSPSLSSFIVNRYNIKPDVKTYDLSGMGCSSGVISVDFAARILRSRRKVQNALVVATESISLNWYTGANRSMLVTNCIFRVGCTAAVITNDPAQRRVAKMELVDSLRTHHGADDDAYRAAFQEEDGDGLTGVSLTKDLIRVAGEGLRKHITILAPRVLPLNQLGRYLVAALTTALSPGGESKRAVPDLTTAFEHMCIHTGGKAVIEQVARVLRLSEDVTEPARMSLNRFGNTSSSLVFYELAYFEAKKRVKKGDKMWMIAFGTGFKVGSLVWKWIQDSTQESDNPWNDCIQSYPLKAW, encoded by the coding sequence CTACCTAAGATCATTGTTTCTCTCCGACCaaccaaaaatacaataataatgacGATAATACAAACCCTCCAAATATCTTTCCTATCCCTGTTATGTTTCACTTTCCTCCTCCACACCGCCTTATCCTACGCCCCTTTCACCGCCGTCCTCCTCCGCCACCACCTCCCCTTTTGTCTATCCTGCGCCGCTTGCGCCCTCATCTGCTTAGTCCACCACCTTCGCTCCCGCCCATACCCCGTCTTCTTGCTAAATTACGCATGTTACAAGCCGCCGCCCCACAGAAAATGTTCGTACCAGGTTGCCGAGTCTTTCGTCCGCCGGAACGAACGTTTGTCCGATGAAACAATCGAATTCATGCGTAACATTTACGTGAAATCTGGATTGGGGGACGAAACCTACGCGCCGCCGTTTATATTTGATGGGGATTGTGCTCCGACGCTAAAATGCGCCCGTCAAGAGGCGGAAGAGGGTATAGTATCTTCAGTTGATTGCCTCTTGGCTAAAACCCTAATTGACCCTCAGTGTATTGACGCCGTTATCGTTACATGCGGCAGTTTTTCGCCGTCTCCGTCGCTCTCGTCGTTCATCGTGAACCGTTATAACATTAAACCCGACGTGAAAACGTATGATCTGAGTGGAATGGGATGTAGCTCCGGCGTGATTTCTGTTGATTTTGCGGCGAGGATTTTACGTAGCAGGCGAAAGGTCCAAAATGCCCTTGTCGTAGCCACCGAGAGCATTTCCCTGAATTGGTACACGGGGGCAAATCGGTCAATGCTCGTCACGAATTGTATCTTCCGAGTCGGTTGCACGGCCGCGGTCATCACTAACGACCCGGCCCAGAGACGAGTCGCGAAGATGGAACTCGTCGACTCGCTCCGGACTCACCACGGCGCGGATGACGACGCGTACAGAGCCGCGTTTCAAGAGGAAGATGGAGACGGTCTCACAGGAGTGTCACTCACAAAAGACTTAATTAGGGTGGCCGGGGAGGGCCTACGTAAACATATCACAATCCTCGCGCCACGAGTCCTCCCACTTAATCAACTCGGGAGGTACCTCGTCGCCGCTCTGACAACCGCGCTCTCACCCGGCGGCGAGTCAAAGCGGGCGGTGCCGGATTTGACGACGGCATTTGAGCACATGTGCATACACACCGGCGGGAAGGCGGTGATCGAACAAGTGGCGAGAGTTTTACGCCTGAGCGAGGACGTGACCGAGCCAGCACGGATGAGTTTGAACCGGTTCGGCAACACGTCCAGTAGCCTTGTGTTTTACGAGTTGGCTTATTTTGAAGCAAAAAAGAGGGTGAAGAAAGGTGACAAGATGTGGATGATAGCATTTGGGACAGGGTTTAAGGTTGGCAGTCTTGTCTGGAAGTGGATTCAAGATTCAACACAAGAATCTGATAATCCTTGGAATGATTGCATACAAAGTTACCCTTTGAAGGCTTGGTGA
- the LOC116019413 gene encoding L-type lectin-domain containing receptor kinase IV.1-like, giving the protein MPPPLMNLVLLYSSLCSLSLPFAAASGTTQFIYNGFSTSTDITFDGLAHLSHHSLLQLTNDTTFSTGHAFYTHPISFNNISSFSTTFVFAMVPLYATKGGHGMAFVISPTKNLSPVGAAGQFMGLMNESSKGNSSNRIFAVEFDAIETRKFHDLADDHVGIDINDMESKVQKRVAYVDEKGAIQNLTLLSEHPLQAWIDYDGFSNQINVTLAPFRVPKPSTPLMSFSFDISLVLAKESYVGFSAATGPELTSDFYVAGWSFKMNGRATDLDLSKLPKIPHLGRKQTPLFYKTGLPLICLVAVAILGFVAVYVVGRRKKFAEVLEDWEQEFGPHRFKFKDLYMATKGFRESELLGKGGFGSVYKGVLPAIGIEVAVKKVSHDSKQGIREFVAEVVSIGRLRHRNLVRFLGYCRRKGELFLVYEYMPNRSLDRYLYNPPNDNILSWSRRFAVVKGVASGLLYLHEGWEQVVIHRDIKASNILLDSEFNGKIGDFGLARLYDHGTDPHTTHIVGTLGYLAPEQTRTGKATTSSDVYAFGAFLLEVATGKRPIQPKKEAEDFVLVDWVFSCWAKGNVFEAMDRNLGMEYAKGEAELVLKLGLLCSHPDSGRRPTIRQAVQYLEGDGELPELSAMGISSSHDLMYSRAEGFDSFVLSHKSSMMNSGFSGSTSITESFLSGGR; this is encoded by the exons ATGCCTCCTCCTCTTATGAATCTTGTACTACTCTACTCTTCTCTCTGCTCTCTAAGTCTCCCCTTTGCAGCCGCCTCAGGCACCACACAATTCATCTACAATGGCTTCTCCACCTCCACCGACATAACCTTCGACGGCCTCGCACATTTATCACACCACTCCTTACTGCAACTCACAAACGACACAACTTTTTCCACCGGCCATGCCTTCTACACCCACCCCATCAGCTTCAACAACATCTCCTCGTTCTCCACGACCTTCGTCTTCGCCATGGTTCCTCTGTACGCCACCAAGGGCGGCCACGGCATGGCGTTTGTTATCTCCCCGACCAAAAACCTGTCGCCGGTGGGCGCCGCCGGGCAGTTCATGGGCCTGATGAACGAGAGCAGCAAGGGGAATTCCAGCAACCGGATCTTCGCCGTTGAGTTTGACGCGATTGAGACGCGCAAGTTTCACGACCTCGCCGATGATCATGTCGGAATCGACATCAACGACATGGAGTCTAAG GTACAAAAGCGAGTTGCATATGTGGACGAGAAAGGCGCCATTCAAAACTTAACTCTTTTAAGCGAGCATCCATTGCAGGCATGGATAGATTACGACGGTTTTTCCAACCAGATTAACGTCACTTTAGCTCCGTTCCGAGTCCCAAAACCTAGTACACCTCTCATGAGTTTCTCGTTCGACATTTCCTTAGTCTTAGCTAAAGAATCCTACGTTGGATTCTCCGCCGCCACAGGCCCAGAGTTGACCTCCGATTTTTATGTTGCGGGGTGGAGCTTTAAGATGAATGGAAGAGCCACAGATCTGGATCTCTCCAAGCTCCCCAAGATTCCTCATCTGGGTCGAAAACAAACGCCATTGTTTTACAAAACCGGTCTGCCATTAATATGTTTAGTCGCAGTGGCAATACTAGGTTTCGTTGCAGTTTATGTTGTTGGGAGGAGGAAGAAGTTTGCAGAGGTTCTAGAAGATTGGGAGCAGGAATTTGGGCCTCACAGGTTTAAGTTCAAGGATTTGTATATGGCGACAAAAGGATTTAGAGAGAGTGAATTGTTGGGGAAAGGGGGGTTTGGGTCGGTGTACAAAGGGGTGTTACCTGCGATAGGGATTGAGGTTGCGGTGAAGAAAGTGTCGCATGATTCAAAGCAAGGGATAAGGGAATTTGTGGCGGAGGTGGTGAGTATTGGGCGGTTGCGCCACCGGAATTTGGTGAGATTTCTGGGCTATTGCCGCCGGAAAGGGGAGCTCTTCTTGGTGTATGAGTACATGCCTAATAGAAGTTTAGACAG GTATTTATACAACCCACCAAACGACAACATTCTAAGCTGGAGTCGCAGGTTTGCGGTGGTCAAAGGAGTGGCTTCTGGGCTGCTGTATTTACATGAAGGGTGGGAGCAAGTCGTGATCCATAGAGATATAAAGGCTAGTAATATTTTACTAGACAGTGAATTTAATGGAAAAATTGGAGATTTTGGTTTAGCGAGATTGTACGATCATGGAACAGACCCGCATACCACACATATCGTCGGAACATTGGGTTATCTCGCCCCTGAACAGACCAGAACCGGAAAGGCAACGACGAGCAGCGACGTGTACGCATTCGGGGCGTTTTTGCTGGAGGTGGCGACCGGAAAACGGCCCATACAACCTAAGAAAGAGGCCGAGGATTTTGTGTTGGTGGATTGGGTGTTTTCGTGTTGGGCAAAAGGGAATGTTTTTGAAGCGATGGATCGAAATTTGGGTATGGAATATGCGAAAGGTGAAGCGGAGTTGGTTCTGAAGCTTGGGTTATTGTGCTCTCACCCAGATTCCGGCCGCCGGCCGACGATCCGGCAAGCGGTTCAGTACTTGGAAGGTGACGGAGAGTTGCCGGAGCTGTCAGCCATGGGGATTTCTAGTAGCCATGATCTCATGTATTCTCGAGCCGAAGGATTTGATTCTTTTGTTTTGTCCCATAAATCTTCCATGATGAATAGTGGGTTTTCCGGCTCTACTTCCATCACCGAATCTTTTCTCTCCGGTGGCCGGTGA